A stretch of Natator depressus isolate rNatDep1 chromosome 2, rNatDep2.hap1, whole genome shotgun sequence DNA encodes these proteins:
- the HSBP1L1 gene encoding heat shock factor-binding protein 1-like protein 1, protein MADDDPRSAQDLSQFAENLLQQLQENFQALTEKLTLRMEEMGERIDDLEKHVTDLMAQAGIENTNEDLMR, encoded by the exons ATGGCAGACGACGACCCGCGGAGCGCGCAGGACCTCTCGCAGTTT GCAGAAAACCTACTACAGCAACTGCAGGAGAACTTTCAAGCTTTGACTGAAAAGTTAACTCTGAGAA TGGAAGAAATGGGTGAACGTATTGATGACCTTGAAAAGCACGTCACTGACCTAATGGCACAGGCCGGGATAGAAAATACCAATGAGGATCTGATG cgCTGA
- the TXNL4A gene encoding thioredoxin-like protein 4A isoform X1: MSYMLPHLHNGWQVDQAILSEEDRVVVIRFGHDWDPTCMKMDEVLYSIAEKVKNFAVIYLVDITEVPDFNKMYELYDPCTVMFFFRNKHIMIDLGTGNNNKINWAMEDKQEMIDIIETVYRGARKGRGLVVSPKDYSTKYRY, translated from the exons ATGTCGTATATGCTTCCTCACTTACACAATGGCTGGCAAGTAGACCAGGCCATTCTTTCAGAAGAAGACCGTGTGGTGGTCATCCGATTTGGACATGACTGGGATCCAACTTGTATGAAAATGGATGAAGTGTTATATAGTATTGCTGAGAAG GTAAAAAATTTTGCTGTTATTTATCTTGTGGATATCACAGAAGTACCAGACTTCAACAAGATGTACGAGTTGTATGATCCCTGTACGGTCATGTTTTTCTTTAg GAATAAACACATCATGATTGATTTAGGTACAGGTAACAACAACAAGATTAACTGGGCGATGGAAGACAAGCAAGAGATGATCGACATTATAGAAACTGTTTATAGAGGAGCTCGTAAAGGTAGAGGTCTCGTGGTGTCGCCAAAAGACTATTCTACCAAATACAGATATTGA
- the TXNL4A gene encoding thioredoxin-like protein 4A isoform X2 translates to MYELYDPCTVMFFFRNKHIMIDLGTGNNNKINWAMEDKQEMIDIIETVYRGARKGRGLVVSPKDYSTKYRY, encoded by the exons ATGTACGAGTTGTATGATCCCTGTACGGTCATGTTTTTCTTTAg GAATAAACACATCATGATTGATTTAGGTACAGGTAACAACAACAAGATTAACTGGGCGATGGAAGACAAGCAAGAGATGATCGACATTATAGAAACTGTTTATAGAGGAGCTCGTAAAGGTAGAGGTCTCGTGGTGTCGCCAAAAGACTATTCTACCAAATACAGATATTGA